One part of the Lotus japonicus ecotype B-129 chromosome 2, LjGifu_v1.2 genome encodes these proteins:
- the LOC130735324 gene encoding uncharacterized protein LOC130735324: MFLMGLDDGIYETIRSNVLATDPLPSLNKMYSILVQEESVRNRPQTREERPEVMALAAQASMKARGRENKIDSFCSNCNRKGHDEAGFFEITGYPEWWGERPRNNEKTGGRGRGQNRGGSTGSSGGRGRGPARVHAVQCSSSTLGEETRNSATTGLSQEQWKTLVEMLNNSKVTPNESMTGPHYEDADWNG; the protein is encoded by the exons ATGTTCCTGATGGGTCTCGATGACGGAATCTACGAAACGATTCGCTCAAACGTGCTGGCCACCGATCCTCTGCCATCCTTAAACAAGATGTACTCCATTCTGGTGCAAGAAGAGAGTGTGCGAAATAGGCCACAAACCAGAGAGGAGCGGCCAGAAGTCATGGCCTTGGCTGCTCAAGCAAGCATGAAGGCAAGAGGACGTGAAAACAAGATTGACTCATTCTGCTCAAACTGCAATAGAAAGGGACATGATGAGGCTGGCTTCTTTGAGATTACCGGTTATCCAGAATGGTGGGGCGAACGCCCGAGGAACAATGAAAAAACTGGCGGACGAGGACGAGGTCAGAACCGGGGTGGAAGCACAGGATCAAGCGGTGGTCGTGGTAGGGGACCGGCTCGTGTTCATGCTGTACAATGCTCAAGTTCAACCCTTGGTGAAGAAACAAGAAACTCAGCCACGACAGGATTGAGCCAGGAACAATGGAAAACCCTGGTAGAAATGCTTAATAACTCAAAAGTCACTCCAAATGAAAGCATGACAG GACCGCACTACGAAGATGCTGATTGGAATGGGTGA